A genomic stretch from Sphingobacterium sp. ML3W includes:
- a CDS encoding LD-carboxypeptidase, giving the protein MSKIPEFLKEGDKVAIVCPASFIRGNIDLGIETLKSWGLEVLIGETVGTSYHQFAGDDHLRAADLQWALDDPSIKAVFAARGGYGCVRIVDEIDFSKFEQHPKWLVGFSDITVLHSHIQRNYKIATIHGQMPKSFESGTKASLETLKNALFGDSTDFSYEQSVFPNRSGEAEGKLIGGNLAILLSILASDSDVKYANKILFIEDVGEAYYSVDRMLWALKRAGKFKKLKGLIVGSFSSMKDNDPTFGQTVEEIIWDKVKEYDFPVAFGYPAGHIDDNHALVLGRKVKLVTSADKTELIYL; this is encoded by the coding sequence ATGTCTAAAATACCTGAATTTCTTAAAGAAGGCGACAAAGTCGCCATCGTTTGTCCTGCAAGCTTTATCCGTGGGAATATTGATCTAGGGATTGAAACATTGAAGAGCTGGGGGTTAGAAGTCCTGATAGGGGAGACCGTGGGGACATCTTATCATCAATTTGCCGGCGATGACCACTTACGTGCTGCAGACCTCCAATGGGCCCTGGATGATCCATCCATTAAAGCCGTATTTGCTGCCCGAGGGGGCTATGGCTGTGTTCGGATTGTCGATGAGATCGATTTTTCTAAGTTTGAGCAGCATCCCAAGTGGTTGGTCGGATTTAGCGATATCACAGTATTGCATAGCCATATCCAACGTAACTATAAAATTGCGACGATACATGGGCAGATGCCCAAATCTTTTGAATCAGGAACGAAAGCTTCCTTGGAGACGTTAAAAAATGCATTGTTTGGCGATTCCACAGACTTTAGCTATGAACAATCTGTATTCCCAAACCGCTCCGGTGAGGCTGAAGGCAAGCTAATTGGTGGGAATTTGGCTATTTTATTGTCTATTTTGGCGTCAGACTCAGATGTCAAGTATGCAAATAAGATTCTTTTCATCGAGGATGTGGGTGAGGCTTATTATTCAGTGGATCGGATGCTGTGGGCGTTGAAACGTGCGGGCAAATTCAAAAAATTGAAAGGTCTTATTGTGGGCAGTTTTTCATCCATGAAAGACAATGATCCTACATTTGGACAGACTGTAGAGGAGATTATTTGGGATAAAGTCAAAGAATATGATTTTCCTGTCGCCTTTGGTTATCCAGCAGGACATATAGATGATAACCATGCACTGGTATTAGGCCGGAAAGTGAAATTGGTAACGAGTGCCGATAAAACGGAGCTCATCTATTTATAG
- the pafA gene encoding alkaline phosphatase PafA, with protein MIKRFFLSVVFGIAALSSMAQQPERPKLVVGLMVDQMRWDYLYRFADRYGNDGFKRLLKEGFSCENTLINYIPTYTAIGHSSVYTGSVPSIHGIAGNDWIEELTGKNMYCTQDDNVVGVGTTEKEGKQSPRNLLASTVTDQLKLASNFKSKVIGIAIKDRGGILPAGHFADAAYWFEAKSGNWITSNFYMDQLPKWVVDFNKKKLAEKYLKADWKPMYDVRTYAANSIADDNIYEGKYPGEEKPTLPRATSKLMKDEGLELIKTTPMGNQFTLDLAMEAIKNEQMGNNPTKNTDFLCVSLSATDYVGHRYSLTAVEIEDIYLQLDKQLADFFAYLDNAVGKGNYTFFLTADHGASYNSRFYMDMKGNGGYFYSRQIISDLNKKLKEKFGQEKIVKSMMNYQVHLNNQIIDSLQLDRDKIKETIIRELRHTEGVAYVADMEKSEGLMIPEPVREKMINGYNYKRSGVIQIVCEPQWYDGTPRSTGTTHGTWSGYDSHIPLVFMGWGIKPGVSNTEVHIVDIAPTISSLLHITEPNGSIGKPITAVLGQ; from the coding sequence ATGATTAAAAGATTTTTTTTAAGTGTCGTATTTGGAATAGCTGCACTCTCCTCCATGGCACAACAACCGGAAAGACCCAAATTGGTCGTCGGTCTGATGGTGGATCAGATGCGCTGGGATTATCTATATCGCTTTGCGGACCGATATGGAAATGATGGTTTCAAGCGACTTTTGAAAGAAGGCTTCTCCTGCGAGAATACCCTGATCAATTATATTCCGACCTATACAGCTATAGGACACAGTTCGGTGTACACTGGTTCTGTTCCTTCAATCCACGGTATTGCGGGTAATGATTGGATCGAGGAGCTTACAGGCAAGAATATGTATTGTACCCAAGATGACAATGTCGTTGGTGTAGGTACTACAGAGAAAGAAGGAAAACAATCCCCACGTAATTTACTGGCTTCTACAGTAACGGATCAGTTGAAACTGGCTTCAAATTTTAAATCTAAAGTCATTGGTATCGCAATTAAAGACAGAGGCGGCATATTACCTGCCGGTCACTTTGCGGATGCTGCTTATTGGTTTGAGGCGAAGTCGGGCAACTGGATTACCTCCAATTTCTATATGGATCAATTACCGAAGTGGGTCGTTGACTTCAATAAGAAAAAATTAGCGGAAAAATATCTTAAGGCAGACTGGAAGCCGATGTACGATGTGCGTACTTATGCAGCGAATAGTATTGCTGATGATAATATCTATGAAGGGAAATATCCTGGTGAAGAGAAACCAACCTTACCGCGTGCGACATCTAAGTTGATGAAAGACGAAGGTCTTGAGTTGATAAAAACAACGCCAATGGGTAATCAGTTTACCTTAGATCTGGCAATGGAAGCCATCAAGAATGAGCAGATGGGAAATAATCCAACTAAAAATACCGATTTCCTTTGTGTTAGTCTTTCGGCTACAGATTATGTCGGACATCGCTACTCATTAACAGCTGTAGAAATTGAAGATATCTATCTGCAATTGGACAAACAACTTGCCGATTTCTTTGCTTATCTGGACAACGCTGTCGGTAAAGGCAATTACACCTTTTTCCTGACTGCTGACCATGGCGCTTCTTACAACTCGAGATTCTATATGGATATGAAAGGAAATGGCGGTTATTTCTATTCCCGTCAGATTATCTCGGATCTAAACAAAAAGTTGAAAGAGAAATTTGGACAGGAAAAAATCGTCAAGAGTATGATGAATTATCAGGTTCATTTGAATAATCAAATCATTGATTCGCTTCAATTGGATCGGGATAAAATAAAAGAGACAATTATTCGCGAATTGCGCCACACCGAAGGTGTTGCATACGTTGCAGATATGGAAAAGAGCGAAGGCCTAATGATTCCAGAGCCTGTCCGTGAAAAAATGATCAATGGGTATAACTACAAACGAAGTGGTGTTATCCAGATCGTTTGTGAACCACAATGGTATGATGGTACCCCACGTTCTACGGGTACGACACATGGTACTTGGTCGGGATATGATTCCCATATCCCATTGGTATTTATGGGCTGGGGTATTAAGCCAGGTGTGTCCAATACCGAGGTCCATATTGTCGATATTGCGCCTACAATTTCATCACTATTGCATATTACCGAACCCAATGGAAGTATCGGTAAACCCATTACAGCAGTATTGGGCCAATAG
- a CDS encoding Rrf2 family transcriptional regulator, protein MLSKKTKYAIKALMVLGRNYGNEPMQIVKIAQEENIPKKFLEQILLEMRNAGILYSKKGAGGGYSLNKAPEDVFLSQVMRLIDGPIALLPCVSLNFYRSCEECTEEHACGIRDTFVEVRNAMLQILNDTSIAHLINKEKELNLNVE, encoded by the coding sequence ATGCTTTCCAAAAAGACAAAATATGCAATTAAGGCACTTATGGTGCTCGGTCGTAACTACGGAAATGAACCTATGCAGATCGTTAAGATCGCGCAGGAAGAAAATATTCCAAAAAAATTCTTGGAACAGATTCTCCTTGAAATGCGCAACGCAGGGATTCTCTATAGTAAAAAAGGTGCAGGTGGTGGCTATAGTCTCAATAAAGCTCCAGAGGATGTATTTTTATCTCAGGTAATGCGTCTGATCGATGGACCGATTGCTTTGCTCCCTTGTGTCAGTCTAAATTTTTATCGTTCCTGTGAAGAGTGTACCGAAGAGCATGCCTGTGGCATCCGTGATACATTTGTGGAAGTGCGGAATGCGATGTTGCAAATTTTGAATGACACCAGCATTGCACATTTAATCAATAAAGAAAAAGAGTTGAATTTAAACGTCGAATAA
- a CDS encoding outer membrane beta-barrel protein, translating to MRPTYTLVLFLVLSAISSISYAQQRLTGVVVDAKDKAKLHQASVALLNPKDSILIKFDRTKENGTFQIANLDTGIYKMVVSYPQYADLVKDIHITSQSLDLGMVSLSKTALLLEEVQVNGRIPVVIKGDTIEYDAGSFKVEKDAKVEDLLKVLPGITIDGTGKITAQGKEVKKVLLDGEEFFGDDPTLITKNIRSDMVSKVQVYEKKSDLAVRTGVDDGERTQTIDIKLKEDKKKGMFGQAIAGAGTDKYYGGKVMLNKFKGAQKIAAYGILANDGMVGLGFEDSQKYGVGGSGNVQMMDGGGIMISSGGDETEGGWDGQYRGGGVPKALNMGVSYSDKSKNDKHKINVNYKRSQINVDNTSTYNAQNNLPERAQIDSNTTRTENENRANVANLRYDYKLDSLADLTVNMGFNKSNRDNVSEAEAYQKTLSGQPITNTISRRDLNSDQDKFNVNAILTRRFKKERRSITFNVNANTDRNLSKTQYFSENYFENSQRTDTIDQFKKDEIRNNTYGASITYTEPLSKKITGSIGYSFSSNKSETLNQSFNRDPITQKYTVLDESVLNDFNFSSLKNSINTSLNYKTNDLTINLSNQTEFEAVKRTYNNLNTILQRDQTSLRPSLSVNYKISKSKNIGFRYSGQTAQPSLTQIEPLKQNAQPLVEYLDNPDLKSGFNNSYSVNYNSYKQLKDQNMYFYVGAYQGKRNINSSVRYNLEEGTRQISYVNIDKDNWSLYGGGSYSFPIQKKWGLKMNLGMDLNYNSQYSYLSLLNQDPQLNRNKTWSVGPNIGFNRFKANKMDFYINLSPGVEKMDSYLQPELNQTTFKFNSYSQVTYYLPKDFKISLSMQQNYQAATKTLQSINMMNMNGYISKKFLKDKSLEAQLFVNDILNKNIGVRRYQDGTAFIQTSNNVLRRYGMLKVIYNFTTMRGDAK from the coding sequence ATGAGACCAACCTATACCTTAGTTTTGTTTCTTGTACTTTCAGCCATAAGCTCTATTTCCTATGCCCAACAGCGGCTTACAGGTGTAGTTGTTGATGCCAAAGACAAAGCTAAACTCCATCAAGCGTCAGTTGCTTTACTTAACCCAAAAGATTCTATATTAATTAAGTTCGATCGAACAAAAGAAAATGGGACTTTCCAAATTGCCAATCTGGATACAGGTATTTATAAAATGGTCGTGTCCTATCCACAATATGCTGACCTCGTGAAAGATATCCATATTACATCCCAAAGTCTTGATCTCGGTATGGTATCGCTGTCAAAGACAGCATTACTTTTGGAGGAAGTGCAGGTCAATGGACGAATTCCAGTCGTTATTAAAGGAGATACGATAGAGTATGATGCTGGTAGTTTTAAGGTTGAGAAAGATGCTAAGGTTGAGGATTTGCTCAAGGTGCTTCCAGGTATTACGATCGATGGGACAGGGAAGATTACAGCGCAGGGAAAAGAGGTAAAAAAGGTGCTGCTCGATGGAGAGGAGTTTTTTGGGGATGACCCAACCCTGATTACCAAAAATATCCGGTCGGATATGGTGAGCAAGGTACAGGTATACGAAAAGAAATCCGATCTGGCTGTGCGTACCGGTGTGGATGACGGAGAGCGTACGCAAACTATTGACATAAAACTCAAGGAGGATAAAAAGAAAGGGATGTTTGGTCAGGCAATCGCAGGTGCAGGAACAGATAAGTATTATGGTGGGAAAGTCATGCTCAATAAGTTTAAAGGGGCACAGAAGATTGCCGCTTATGGTATTTTGGCCAATGACGGCATGGTAGGTTTGGGCTTTGAGGATAGTCAAAAATATGGTGTGGGGGGAAGCGGCAATGTACAGATGATGGACGGTGGAGGTATCATGATTTCTTCCGGTGGAGATGAAACGGAAGGCGGATGGGATGGCCAATACAGGGGTGGAGGTGTACCTAAAGCTTTAAATATGGGGGTAAGCTATTCCGATAAGTCTAAAAATGATAAGCACAAAATTAACGTCAATTACAAGCGTAGTCAGATCAATGTTGATAATACAAGTACCTATAATGCGCAGAATAACTTGCCAGAACGGGCACAAATAGACAGTAATACAACCAGAACGGAAAATGAAAACAGAGCAAATGTTGCTAATTTGAGGTATGATTATAAATTGGATTCGCTTGCTGATCTGACCGTGAATATGGGCTTTAATAAATCCAATAGGGATAATGTCTCCGAAGCGGAAGCTTATCAGAAAACCTTGAGCGGACAGCCGATTACAAACACCATATCGCGCAGGGATCTGAATAGTGATCAGGATAAATTTAATGTAAATGCAATATTGACACGGCGGTTTAAAAAAGAACGTCGCTCCATCACATTTAATGTCAACGCAAATACGGATCGGAACCTCTCGAAGACACAATATTTTTCGGAAAACTATTTTGAAAATAGCCAGCGTACTGACACAATCGATCAATTTAAAAAAGATGAAATCAGAAATAATACGTATGGCGCTTCGATAACCTATACCGAGCCCCTTTCAAAAAAGATTACAGGATCAATCGGGTACTCTTTTTCAAGCAATAAATCAGAAACACTCAATCAATCCTTCAATAGAGATCCTATCACACAAAAATATACCGTGCTGGATGAAAGTGTATTGAATGATTTTAATTTTTCCAGTTTAAAAAATAGTATCAATACTTCACTGAACTATAAAACAAATGACTTGACAATCAATCTGAGTAACCAAACAGAATTTGAAGCTGTAAAAAGAACCTATAATAATTTAAATACCATATTGCAGCGCGATCAGACCTCTTTAAGGCCATCGCTTTCGGTAAATTACAAAATTTCTAAAAGTAAAAACATAGGCTTCCGTTACAGTGGACAGACTGCCCAGCCTTCATTGACACAGATCGAACCACTTAAACAAAATGCCCAGCCGCTCGTGGAATATTTGGACAATCCAGATCTGAAATCTGGGTTCAATAATTCCTATTCTGTCAATTATAACTCTTATAAGCAGCTAAAAGATCAAAATATGTATTTCTATGTTGGCGCTTATCAGGGAAAACGCAATATTAATAGTAGTGTGCGCTATAACTTGGAAGAGGGTACCCGACAAATCTCCTATGTCAATATTGATAAGGATAATTGGTCTTTGTATGGAGGCGGAAGCTATAGTTTTCCGATACAAAAGAAATGGGGATTAAAGATGAACCTTGGTATGGACCTTAACTATAATAGTCAGTATAGTTATCTTTCTTTATTGAATCAAGATCCACAGCTAAACCGTAACAAAACTTGGAGCGTAGGTCCTAATATAGGTTTTAACCGTTTTAAAGCAAATAAAATGGACTTTTATATTAACTTGAGTCCAGGCGTGGAAAAAATGGATTCCTATTTGCAGCCCGAATTGAATCAGACAACATTTAAATTCAATTCTTATTCGCAAGTCACCTATTACTTACCCAAAGACTTTAAAATTTCGCTATCCATGCAACAGAATTATCAAGCTGCAACAAAGACATTGCAATCCATTAACATGATGAACATGAATGGCTATATCTCTAAAAAATTCTTAAAGGACAAATCTTTGGAAGCGCAATTATTTGTCAACGATATATTAAATAAAAATATTGGAGTGCGTCGCTATCAGGATGGTACTGCATTTATCCAGACAAGCAACAACGTATTGCGTCGTTATGGGATGTTAAAAGTGATCTACAATTTTACAACAATGAGAGGAGATGCCAAATGA
- a CDS encoding DoxX family protein has translation MAIWNSLGKYRDTGLLILRIGLGVMMIMHGLPKLQGGPELWAGVGKAMGNMGINFIPTFWGFMAAATETIGGLFLLLGLFFRPSALLLAFTMVVAGLMHLSKGDGVSGASHAIELFFVFLGLVFIGPGKHSVDKK, from the coding sequence ATGGCAATTTGGAATTCATTGGGAAAATATAGGGATACAGGTTTGTTGATCCTCCGCATCGGATTGGGAGTGATGATGATTATGCATGGTTTGCCGAAGTTGCAGGGAGGTCCTGAGCTCTGGGCGGGGGTTGGAAAGGCCATGGGCAATATGGGCATCAATTTTATTCCGACATTTTGGGGCTTTATGGCCGCGGCTACGGAAACTATTGGTGGTCTTTTCTTACTATTGGGTCTTTTTTTTAGACCTTCAGCCTTGTTACTTGCTTTTACCATGGTGGTTGCTGGATTGATGCATCTTTCAAAAGGTGATGGAGTCTCTGGCGCATCTCATGCCATTGAATTGTTCTTTGTATTTTTGGGACTCGTGTTTATCGGCCCGGGCAAACATTCTGTAGACAAGAAATAG
- a CDS encoding universal stress protein, protein MKNLLLLTDFSDNAYAAAQYAAKLAPLWGIERVVLYHTYEVIPTVGTEPVVISNLDILEEKQKDLNVWQEDLIQLFPQGIAWKVVLEEYELSYGVNRTCAEEDIDIVVVGTAGKSGFKKLLLGSNTLKLIENCHTPLLVVPAKAEFRIPKKMLIATNLKEVKLKLDRLLINAAEVLRKSEVYVVHVTKEDPASKVVSTEINIMNDLLAPYHPIYSYILHSDIAVGINQYINENHIDMMVTFHRDKGLLSRIFNTSIAQKMAWKSQAAMMVIPVHSG, encoded by the coding sequence ATGAAGAATCTTCTCTTATTAACAGATTTCTCGGACAATGCCTATGCTGCGGCTCAATATGCCGCAAAATTAGCTCCGCTTTGGGGCATAGAAAGGGTTGTGCTGTACCATACTTATGAGGTTATACCAACGGTTGGAACAGAACCTGTTGTCATCAGCAATTTGGATATACTAGAAGAAAAACAAAAAGATCTCAACGTGTGGCAAGAAGACCTCATCCAACTCTTTCCACAGGGAATAGCATGGAAAGTGGTACTGGAGGAGTATGAATTGAGCTATGGCGTCAACCGTACTTGTGCTGAGGAAGATATCGATATTGTTGTCGTCGGAACTGCTGGAAAAAGTGGTTTTAAAAAGCTTCTCTTGGGAAGCAACACGTTAAAATTAATTGAGAATTGCCACACCCCATTGCTGGTTGTACCTGCCAAAGCCGAATTCAGAATCCCCAAAAAGATGCTGATCGCAACCAATCTCAAAGAAGTGAAGCTTAAGTTAGACCGGCTTCTGATCAATGCAGCTGAAGTGCTCCGAAAGAGTGAGGTCTATGTAGTTCACGTTACCAAGGAAGATCCTGCCAGTAAAGTTGTCAGCACAGAGATTAACATTATGAACGATCTATTGGCCCCCTACCATCCCATATACAGCTATATCTTACACTCGGATATTGCCGTTGGCATCAATCAATATATTAATGAAAACCACATTGATATGATGGTTACTTTCCATCGCGACAAAGGGTTACTTAGCCGGATTTTCAACACCAGTATCGCGCAAAAAATGGCTTGGAAAAGTCAGGCGGCCATGATGGTTATTCCTGTACATTCAGGATAA
- the metG gene encoding methionine--tRNA ligase: MSILDKKRYTITSALPYANGPLHIGHLAGAYIPGDIFVRYLRLNQKDVVYVCGSDEHGAAITIRAKKEGITPQQIIDKYNKQIKESFEEFGISFDIYHRTSEPIHHQLSQDFFLNLYNKGEFVEKFSEQYYDEEYHQFLADRYITGTCPNCKSEGAYGDQCEKCGTSLSPTDLINPISTLSGKTPVLKETKHWYLPLDKYQPWLEKWLIEGKKNILKSNVFGQCQSWLKSGLQPRSMTRDLDWGVDVPLKEAEGKKLYVWLDAPIGYISATKQWAIDHGKNWEDYWKTHDNPADDSTLIHFIGKDNIVFHCIIFPAILHAHGDYILPENIPANEFLNLEGDKLSTSRNHAVWLHEYLQEFPDKQDELRYVLTSILPETSDAEFTWKDFQARINNELVAIFGNFVNRVMVLSHKYFDGKVLNGSPLTAVDQAVLDELKSYPASIKSSLEQFRFREALAEFMNVARLGNKYLADEEPWKVIKTDEERVKTILNVASQIVANLAVLAQPFLPKTAIKLFEMLNFPQGNWNDAGKEGLIQDGHQLGEVQLLFDKITDEQVEFQLNKLAEAKQKNRADNTKVAPAKENISFDDFVKMDIRVGTILEAEKVAKTKKLLKLTIDTGIDKRTVVSGIAEFFSPEEIVGRQVSILVNLEPREIKGITSQGMILMAEDADGRLDFVKPDTAIKVGSTVR, from the coding sequence TTGAGTATTCTAGATAAAAAACGATATACAATTACTTCGGCATTACCGTATGCCAATGGTCCTTTACATATCGGGCACCTTGCCGGAGCTTATATTCCAGGTGATATTTTTGTTCGCTATTTGCGTTTAAATCAAAAAGATGTGGTCTATGTCTGTGGTTCGGATGAACATGGTGCAGCCATTACCATCCGCGCAAAAAAAGAGGGAATTACGCCACAGCAGATCATTGATAAATACAACAAACAAATCAAAGAAAGCTTTGAAGAGTTTGGCATTTCTTTCGATATCTACCATCGTACCTCCGAACCGATTCACCACCAACTGTCGCAAGATTTTTTCCTGAACTTATACAATAAAGGTGAATTTGTCGAGAAATTTTCGGAGCAATACTACGATGAGGAGTACCATCAGTTTTTGGCGGACCGTTATATTACTGGGACCTGTCCAAACTGTAAATCCGAAGGTGCCTATGGTGACCAATGTGAAAAATGCGGTACCTCACTAAGTCCAACAGACCTGATCAACCCAATTTCGACATTAAGTGGGAAAACTCCCGTATTAAAAGAAACGAAGCATTGGTATTTACCTTTGGATAAATATCAACCTTGGTTGGAAAAATGGTTAATCGAGGGCAAGAAAAACATTCTTAAATCCAACGTTTTTGGCCAATGCCAGTCTTGGCTCAAGTCAGGTTTGCAGCCACGTTCTATGACCCGAGATTTGGATTGGGGGGTAGATGTTCCCCTGAAAGAAGCAGAAGGAAAGAAACTTTATGTATGGCTGGACGCACCAATAGGTTATATTTCTGCAACGAAACAGTGGGCAATCGACCACGGAAAAAATTGGGAAGACTATTGGAAAACCCATGACAATCCAGCAGATGATTCAACATTGATCCATTTTATCGGAAAAGATAATATTGTATTCCATTGCATCATATTCCCAGCGATCCTTCATGCTCATGGAGACTATATCCTGCCAGAAAATATACCTGCAAATGAATTCCTTAATTTGGAAGGCGATAAATTATCGACATCCAGAAACCATGCTGTTTGGTTACATGAATATCTACAGGAATTCCCAGACAAACAGGATGAATTACGTTATGTATTAACCTCTATTTTACCTGAGACCTCGGATGCTGAATTTACCTGGAAGGATTTCCAAGCGCGGATAAACAACGAGCTAGTAGCGATCTTTGGTAACTTTGTCAATCGTGTAATGGTACTTTCCCATAAATATTTCGATGGCAAAGTATTAAATGGATCTCCACTTACAGCAGTGGATCAAGCGGTATTGGATGAGTTAAAATCCTATCCGGCGTCTATCAAATCATCACTGGAGCAATTCCGTTTCCGTGAAGCGCTGGCGGAGTTTATGAATGTGGCACGCCTTGGAAACAAGTATTTAGCGGATGAAGAACCTTGGAAAGTAATCAAAACGGACGAGGAACGCGTAAAAACGATCCTAAATGTAGCATCTCAGATTGTTGCTAACCTTGCCGTGTTGGCACAACCATTTTTACCAAAAACAGCAATCAAATTATTTGAAATGCTCAATTTCCCGCAAGGAAATTGGAACGATGCAGGTAAGGAAGGCCTAATTCAGGATGGCCATCAGTTGGGTGAAGTCCAATTGTTGTTTGATAAGATAACAGACGAACAAGTTGAGTTTCAATTAAACAAACTTGCGGAAGCGAAACAAAAAAACCGCGCGGACAACACGAAGGTCGCCCCTGCTAAAGAAAATATTAGTTTTGACGATTTTGTCAAAATGGATATCCGTGTAGGGACAATTTTAGAAGCTGAAAAAGTTGCGAAAACAAAGAAATTACTAAAATTAACAATAGATACGGGTATTGACAAACGCACCGTTGTATCGGGTATCGCGGAGTTCTTTAGCCCAGAAGAGATTGTCGGACGCCAGGTCTCAATTTTGGTAAATCTAGAACCTCGTGAAATCAAAGGCATTACCTCACAGGGTATGATCTTGATGGCCGAAGATGCTGATGGTAGATTGGATTTCGTCAAACCGGATACAGCGATCAAAGTCGGTAGCACAGTACGCTAA
- a CDS encoding GLPGLI family protein, with amino-acid sequence MGLLCLSITAIQAQHAFFPNSGTVTFERKFHVQNYLKRTYLSKPDLDTWDKLGVENAVKNGPVEMITHHTLKFYDTETLFETVQEDYPANYRNVSWYNPAVTDSKTYLNFKNQEFIKLLPFGDEQLLMKDSLPAVKWKYTDEYRNIAGYDCRRANGIIQDSIYVVAFFAGQIPISGGPELIHGLPGLILGISIPSMNINMFATKVEITNTPVSNVLTKKKKVVAESKTEVIKKLKDTVYDWMDEKDFKKRLQNVLF; translated from the coding sequence ATGGGGCTTTTATGTTTGTCCATCACTGCAATACAGGCACAGCATGCATTTTTCCCGAACAGTGGCACTGTGACTTTCGAACGGAAATTCCATGTGCAGAACTACTTGAAACGAACTTATTTAAGTAAGCCAGACTTGGATACCTGGGATAAACTGGGGGTAGAGAATGCAGTCAAAAATGGACCTGTTGAAATGATCACACATCATACATTGAAGTTTTATGATACCGAGACTTTGTTTGAAACCGTACAGGAAGATTACCCCGCTAACTATCGAAATGTCTCCTGGTATAATCCGGCAGTGACTGATTCAAAAACTTATTTGAATTTCAAGAACCAAGAATTCATCAAATTATTACCTTTTGGTGATGAGCAACTGTTGATGAAGGATTCTTTGCCTGCAGTGAAATGGAAGTACACTGATGAATATCGCAACATCGCAGGCTATGATTGTAGGCGAGCAAATGGAATCATACAAGATTCAATCTATGTTGTCGCATTTTTTGCGGGACAGATTCCGATATCAGGGGGGCCAGAATTAATCCATGGGCTGCCGGGCTTGATCTTGGGGATATCTATCCCCAGTATGAATATCAATATGTTTGCAACGAAGGTCGAGATCACCAATACTCCAGTGTCCAATGTACTTACCAAAAAGAAGAAGGTTGTTGCCGAATCGAAAACGGAGGTTATAAAAAAGTTAAAAGATACTGTCTATGATTGGATGGATGAGAAAGATTTTAAAAAGAGATTGCAAAATGTCTTATTCTAA